The stretch of DNA TGCTCAACTCGATGTCCAAGACCTACGCCATGACCGGCTGGCGGATCGGCTACGCCGCCGCGCCGCGGCCGATCGCCGCGGGCCTGGAAGCGCTGCAGGGTCATCTCGCCGGCAACCCCAACTCGATCGCGCAGAAGGCCGCGTTCTACGCGCTGACGGCCGGCGTCGATCCCAAGGGGATGGTCGAGGAATACGACCGGCGGCGCCGGTACATCGTCGGCCGGCTCAACGACATCGCCGGGGTCTCGTGCGGCACGCCGCGGGGCGCCTTCTACGCGTTCCCGGACGTGCAGGAGCTGCTGGGGCGTTTCGGCGCGCCGGCGACGTCACTTGCGCTCGCCGAGCGCCTGCTCGACGAGGTCCACGTCGCGGTCGTGCCCGGCGAGGCGTTCGAGGCCCCCGGTTTTCTCCGGTTCTCCTACGCGACGTCGATGGAGCGGATCCGCGAGGGCGTGGACCGCATTGCGAAGATGCTGACCCCGTTCGCGGCCAAGGTCTGAGCCGGCCGGTGACGCGGGTCGCACGGTAGGGGGTCGCGCACCATGATGACGGTTACCCCGTTCCAGGTGGAGCCGCTGTACGACTTTGCGCAGCCCGCCGCCCGGCAGGCGATGGAGGAGGCGATTCGCGAGGTCGGCGCCCAACTGGGGCGTGAGTTCCCGTTGTTGATCGGAGCGCGCGAGGTCCGGTCGGGCGCCGCGTTCCGGTCGATCAACCCGTCGGAGGCCGAGCAGACGGTCGCCGTCGTGCAGCAGGCGTCGGCCGAGCACGTCGAGCAGGCGGTCGAGGCCGCGCTGCGCGCGTTCGAGTCGTGGCGGTGGGTGCCGGCCGCGGAGCGGTGCGCGCTCTTTCTCCGCGCGGCGGCGATCCTCCGCCGCCGGCGGCTTCAGGCGGCCGCGTGGATGAGCTTCGAGGTCGGCAAGAACTGGGCCGAGGCGGACGCCGACGTGGCCGAGGCGATCGACTTTACGGAGTATTACGCGCGCGAAATTCTCCGGTACGCGGAGGGCCGGCCGCTGCCGCCGCTCGCCGGCGAGATGAGCGAGTACCAATACATCCCGCTCGGCGTGGTGGCCGTGATCTCGCCGTGGAATTTTCCCCTCGCGATTCCCTCGGGGATGGCGCTCGGCGCCATGGTCTCCGGCAACACGGTCGTGATGAAGCCGGCCAGCGACTCCGCGGCGACCACGTATCTGATCGCGAAGGCGCTGCGCGAGGCCGGGCTGCCCGCGGGCGTCCTCAACCTCCTGCCGGGCTCCGGCGGCGTGGTCGGCGAGGCCCTGGCCAACCACCCCAGGGTCCGGATGATCGCGTTCACGGGCTCGAAGGAGGTCGGCACGCACCTGTTCGAGGCGGCGGCCAAGACGCCGCCCGGCCAGATCTGGCTCAAGCGGATCATCGCCGAGATGGGCGGCAAGAACGCGATCGTTGTCGACGACGACGCGAACCTCGACGCGGCCGCCGCCGGGATCATCGCCTCCGCCTACGGGTATCAGGGCCAGAAGTGCTCGGCCGGCTCCCGGGTCGTCGCCACGCCCCGCGCGTACAGACGCGTGACGGAGATGATCGTGGAGCGCGCCAAGTCTCTCTCGATCGGCCCGGGCCCGGAGAACTTTCCCGTGGGGCCTGTCATCAACGCGGCGGCCGAGCGCAAGATCCTCGACTACGTCGAGGTGGGACGGCGGGAGGCCCGGCTCGCCGCCGGCGGGGCGCCGGCCCGGGACGGCGGGTTCTACATCGCGCCGACGGTGTTCGTCGACGTCGCCCCCGACGCGCGGATCGCGCAAGAAGAGATCTTCGGGCCCGTCATCGCGGCGATCCCGGCGCGCGACTTCGACGACGCGCTGCGCATCGCCAACGGCACGGCGTTCGGCCTCACCGGGTCGGTGTACTCACTCAACCCCGAGAAACTGGCGAAGGCCCGCCGCGAGTTCATGTGCGGCAACCTGTATCTCAACCGCAAGTCCACCGGGGCGGTCGTCGGCAGCCATCCGTTTGGCGGCTTCAACATGTCGGGCACCGACAGCAAGGCGGGCGGACCGGACTACCTGCTCAACTTCCTGCAGCCGAAGGTCGTCGCGCACCGGTACGTCTAGGGCGAGGACTTCGCGGTGCGGTGCGGCCGATGGCATGTTTCCGCGCGGTCCCGGCCGGTGCTCCGGCGCGCCCCAGCCAGGACCGCACGTCTCCCTCGGTCACACCGAGTGCAGCCGCGTACCATCAGCGCGGCGCCTCCTCGCTCAACACGGGCTCGCTCGCGCGGGCGGGCGCCACACGACGGCTCCATGCGGCCAGCACACGCGAGATCAGGCCCGGGGCCGCGCCGGAGGCTCTTGCCACACGCTCGGCGAGCGCGATCCGCTGCGCCTCGCGCAGGTACTCGGCCTGCCGTTCCTTCGTCAATAATTCCAGTATCGACGGATGCCACATGGCACACCTCCTCGCTTTTGAGGCAGAAAGGGCAGGACGACGCGAACTCGCCCCAATAGGGAACAGGTCGAACGGCCAAAGAAAGGCCGGCGGAAAATGAACAACCGCGGGTTCATCGCCCGCGGCCGGAGTCAATGCCAGCTAACGCGTGGAACTACGCGAGGCAATACCCCGGGCGGACGGCGAGCGCGGCCATCATGCAAGTATCGGTCATTTGCTCGCCTCCTCGGAGTGAAGTTAGTTTCGTCATTATGACACGGACCTGTCGTTTTTGTCAATGCCGAACACGCTACCGAATTTCCGCTTGAGATCAATACGGCGCATCACGCCTCCACGAGTTGAAACCGGCCGCGGCGATGGGCCGCCAGCGGCACGAGCCGCCAGCGGCCGTATCCCACGAACGCCGCAAGGAGTCCCACCGTCGCCGGGATCAGCGCCGATATCCCGCCGCCCGCCACCACCGTGAACGCGGTCGCGCCCACCATGACGATCACAAGTCCGGCGGCGGCGAGCGGCGTCAGGCTCGGCCGGATGCGCAGAAGACCCGGAAGAACGAGGCCCATCGCCCCGAGCATCTCGGCCGTCCCGGTGAACCGCAGGAACCAGCCGGGCAACGACGTCTGCTTGGTCAGCGCGTCAAGGGGGAGCGCCAATTTCACGCCGCCGGCGAACAGGAAGAGGACCGCGAGCGTCGCCTGCGCGATCCACAGCGCGTAGGTCATGAACGGTCCTCCTTCACGAGAACTCAGGGCCGCCGATACCGGCATGGTGCACCTCCTTCGAGCCTCTTTTCACTGCATAGTCGATCGGAGGGGTCCGATATCGACACGGCGCTGGTGAATCGATGGGGGATTTCCCTACCCCCCGTCGGACTCACGTGCAGCGTTCAGCACACCCCGGGCTTCAAGGTCTTCACGAACGCGGCGGGCCCTCAGGGACAGGCCGCCACTGCTTCGATCTCCAGCAGATACTCGGGCGTGGCGAGGCTCGCCACGACGAGGAAGGTGTTCGGCGGGAAGTAGCTGCCGAAGTATCGCGCGCGAACCTCCGCGATCTTCTGCCGGTAGGCGACGCTGGTCGTGTACGTGGTCAGTTTCACGACCTGGTCCGGCGTGGTGCCGGCGGACGCGAGCACGGCCTTGAGGTTCTCGAACACCTGCACCGCCTGAGCTTCGATGTCGCCGCGGCCGACGAGGGTGCCGTCCGCGTCCTGCGCCACCTGGCCGGCCACGAAGACCAGATCACCTGCTTTGGCCGCGTGCGAGTACCCCGTGGTCTTGTGCATGCCCCGAACGGTGACGTCCTCGCGCTTCATCCGTATCCCCTCCTCGGGCAGGCTTCCCGGCGCGCCTGCGGAAATGCCTGGGCTGATGTCCCTGGCCGACCTGCTTCTGGGGAAGCCGTTGCCGTCCTCCGAGGAACGCGCGGAGCGGGTCGGCCCCGGCGCCGGTATCGGTATCTTCGGACTCGACGCGCTCAGTTCCGCGGCCTACGGTCCGGAGGCGGCGCTCACGCTGCTCATGCCGCTCGGCGCGCTCGGCATCGTCTACATGCTGCCGATCAGCGTGAGCATCATCGCGCTGTTGTCGATCGTCTACTTTTCCTACCGCCAGACGATCGCCGCGTACCCGACGGGCGGCGGGTCCTACACCGTTGCGCGCACGAACCTTGGTGCGACGGCGGGCCTGTTCGCCGCGTCGGCGCTGTTGATCGACTACGTGCTGACCGCCGCGGTCGGCATCTCGGCCGGAGTGGGGGCGCTCGTGTCCGCGATGCCGTCCCTGCAGCGGCACACCCTCCTGTTGTGTCTGGTGATCCTGGCCGCGATCACGACCGTCAACCTGCGAGGCGTGCGGCAGGCCGGGGCCGTGTTCATGTGGCCGACCTACGCGTTCGTCGTGATCCTGCTCGGCGCCATCGCCCTGGGCGTGGCCAAGACGCTCGCGGCCGGCGGCCACCCCGCCGCGGTGGTGGCGCCGCCGCCGTTGGGGCCGCCGGCCGCGGCCGTGAGCGCGTGGCTGCTCCTGCAGGCGTTCGCCAACGGCTGCACGGCGATGACGGGCGTCGAGGCGGTCAGCAACGGGGTGCGCGCGTTCCGCCAACCCGTGGTGCAGTCGGCCCAGCGGACGCTCAGCGTGATCATCGGCCTCCTGATCCTGATGCTGGCGGGGATCGCCTATCTCGCCCGCGTCTATCAGATCGGCGCGACGATCCCGGGGCAGGAGGGGTACCGGAGCATGCTGTCGCTGCTCCTCGCCGCCGTCGCCGGCACGGGCCCGCTCTACTACGTGGCGATGGCGTCGATCCTCTCGGTGCTGGTGCTCTCGGCGAACACCGCGTTTGCGGACTTCCCGCGGGTGACCCGGGCGATCGCGCAGAACGGCTATCTGCCGTACTTCGTCGCGCTGCGCGGCCGGCGCCTCGTCTACTCGTACGGTATCTACGTGCTCGCGGCGCTGTGCGCGCTGCTGCTGGTCGTGTTCGGCGGGGTGA from bacterium encodes:
- a CDS encoding RidA family protein, which gives rise to MKREDVTVRGMHKTTGYSHAAKAGDLVFVAGQVAQDADGTLVGRGDIEAQAVQVFENLKAVLASAGTTPDQVVKLTTYTTSVAYRQKIAEVRARYFGSYFPPNTFLVVASLATPEYLLEIEAVAACP
- a CDS encoding APC family permease, whose protein sequence is MPGLMSLADLLLGKPLPSSEERAERVGPGAGIGIFGLDALSSAAYGPEAALTLLMPLGALGIVYMLPISVSIIALLSIVYFSYRQTIAAYPTGGGSYTVARTNLGATAGLFAASALLIDYVLTAAVGISAGVGALVSAMPSLQRHTLLLCLVILAAITTVNLRGVRQAGAVFMWPTYAFVVILLGAIALGVAKTLAAGGHPAAVVAPPPLGPPAAAVSAWLLLQAFANGCTAMTGVEAVSNGVRAFRQPVVQSAQRTLSVIIGLLILMLAGIAYLARVYQIGATIPGQEGYRSMLSLLLAAVAGTGPLYYVAMASILSVLVLSANTAFADFPRVTRAIAQNGYLPYFVALRGRRLVYSYGIYVLAALCALLLVVFGGVTDRLIPLFAVGAFLAFTLSQAGMVMHWRRTGGPRARVSMLVNGLGAGATAITLAVVMVAKFASGAWVTLVLIPALVALMLSIRRHYRRVGAEVATSAPLDATGLRPPVVVVPIGGWDKLAHKALRFAMNMSPDVHVVHVDAGETPETLRRHWPQFVEGPAAQAGLPAPRLVVLPSPYRYVILPILDYVAHVEAAYPERQIVVLIPEMVEPHWYHYPLHNQRAELLRALLLLQHNERISVASVPWYLRA
- the pruA gene encoding L-glutamate gamma-semialdehyde dehydrogenase, producing MMTVTPFQVEPLYDFAQPAARQAMEEAIREVGAQLGREFPLLIGAREVRSGAAFRSINPSEAEQTVAVVQQASAEHVEQAVEAALRAFESWRWVPAAERCALFLRAAAILRRRRLQAAAWMSFEVGKNWAEADADVAEAIDFTEYYAREILRYAEGRPLPPLAGEMSEYQYIPLGVVAVISPWNFPLAIPSGMALGAMVSGNTVVMKPASDSAATTYLIAKALREAGLPAGVLNLLPGSGGVVGEALANHPRVRMIAFTGSKEVGTHLFEAAAKTPPGQIWLKRIIAEMGGKNAIVVDDDANLDAAAAGIIASAYGYQGQKCSAGSRVVATPRAYRRVTEMIVERAKSLSIGPGPENFPVGPVINAAAERKILDYVEVGRREARLAAGGAPARDGGFYIAPTVFVDVAPDARIAQEEIFGPVIAAIPARDFDDALRIANGTAFGLTGSVYSLNPEKLAKARREFMCGNLYLNRKSTGAVVGSHPFGGFNMSGTDSKAGGPDYLLNFLQPKVVAHRYV
- a CDS encoding DoxX family protein; its protein translation is MTYALWIAQATLAVLFLFAGGVKLALPLDALTKQTSLPGWFLRFTGTAEMLGAMGLVLPGLLRIRPSLTPLAAAGLVIVMVGATAFTVVAGGGISALIPATVGLLAAFVGYGRWRLVPLAAHRRGRFQLVEA